One Primulina eburnea isolate SZY01 chromosome 4, ASM2296580v1, whole genome shotgun sequence genomic window, GTATCCAAGtaccttaatataaaatagtTAATCAAATCTTCAAAAACAAAAGTGTGATTGAATCACATCTATAAAACGATTCTTATCTAAATTAGAAGATGTATTACTTTACTAAACAGAAGTTggattgttattatttttttaagaatcTCAGATCCAAGTTTGGATTTTCAAGGAGAAGGATACATGATCAAATCCAACTGCTCCTACGACTCTACCGTTTTACATAAGgttttatgggctatacttatTTACAACGGTTAATCAAATGTTCATTTTCACCGCTTTCAAATTTAACAGACATTCTCACATATAGATCTATCTAAGTGTGAGAATTCATTCTGCACACAAAGCTCCATTTTCTCGTAGAAAAACTGTTTTTCCTCAAATTATTTGTTGTTTGGTAACTGAACAAAATTTGCTTAGTTCGAATACATCACCGTGGTGTGAGAGCAAATAATTTCTTAAAGAAAGCGATTTTACATtcattttgtggtttattgaaTGATTTGGGGAGTTAATTGACAGAAGCAAATTCCGAGAGAGGCTGTATCCAAGTATACCCAAAACACAAATTATGCCGTATTTATACAAGAATACCAACTAGTTTTAATTTTCACTTCAAAATCATATTCAAACTCCAAACGCCTTATAATTGTTCTAATGATTACTCTAGAAAAGAACTTTAGAAAATTACATTATTATtaagaaataataaaattcttaaTGTCTGTACCTCCCTCAGATTCGTTCTTCCTCGAGCCTTAATATCAAGTCACATATTTTTTAGGCCAAAGCAGCTAAATCCAGCAAGTATTAAGAAGATCACTTGAAGTAACATGTATATGTAGTAATAGTATTGTTTTCGATGATAGACGAAGCCATAGCATCCACATGCTAATAGAAACACTGCAATCACAATCTCTGGTAGCAATATTCTGAAACATAGGAGAAATTTATCAAGTCATTTTATGCTTTCTAATatagattaaataaaaattgCATGAATGATTGATTATTCTATTCAAAATACATCATATACATAGTTATGAATAAAAATTACCTGTCTTTGAGGGCTTTGAATCGTATTCTATGGTGTTTTTGTGTAGTTGATTCAGTGTTGGTTTTATTGTTGAGTGAGTCTCCAAGCTTTTCGGTCACAACCCATTCGTTGACACTTTTAGCTCGGAACAACCCGACGAATATAGCCGTTGTTCGGCGAAAAGACATCGCCGTTTCAAAAAGGATCCAATGTAAAATAAGATAGATTGACCTGAGAATTTTCAAAGAAGATGGGAGAGCAAGAGAAGGTTTAAAGTCAATTTGAATCGTGAAGTATTTGGTTTAAAAGTATTTCACAAAATGGACTTCTTCCAGTGCTTTTAAGAAGTTTTTTGTTTGAGAAGAGCACTAAaaagatgttttttttttttcaaaacagAGAAACAAAATTAGAAGTCTAAAAGTTAAAAAAGCATACATTGGAAGACAGTACCTTGGAGTTCCAAAGAGTGTGTTAACCCCCGTGATGAAGCAAGGAGCTAAAATGGCACCATCTTTTCGGATAACGACTTCGGGGAACAGAATCGTCAATGGCAGAACCACACAATAAAACAAGAATATGAAGACATGGCCGACCACCTTTCGGACAAAGAAGAAACTAAGCATCATGTAAAGTTTCTTCTTCCATGAAACCTTCTGTAAAATCacaaaaaggaagaaaaaaaattttagtttGTGCAAATTGTATGGTTACCACTCAGAAAGTCAAAAGATTACGAAACTCCAATGTAAaccaaatcttttaaaatacagTGTTTTTAAATCACAAGCATATATCCCCtgaaaaaatacatatatatgtaaatgGGGTACAAGTGCTTGAGATTtaaagatattatttttatttttttaaagtacaaaatggagagaattcgAACTTTAGTCTAAACATAACGGGTGAGACCAACTGAGCTACATGTTCAGTCTCGATTTAAAgatattattaattatatatatataaatataaggTTTTGTAAGTACTCTTTTGACTTTTCAACAAGCATAAGAAATGCAATCTGTCCATTATAATTTGCAAGATTTTCCCTACAAAAGTAAATTTCTGGTCAAACAAACCTTGTTAATGGCAATTTGAATGATGGTGGTCCTAAACAAATTGGCTGGAGCACAAAACCATCGATGCTGCTGAGAACGGTAGGATTTTATTGAACTAGGAAGTTCACTTTTCACCTATtttttaattcatgaaaaaagataaaatattattatagaaataaatataaagaagaccaaaatattaaatttatttaaaaacctGAAGATCTCCTAGGTAAAGAAATTCCCAACCCTTGAGCCCCGCCCGCACAGAAAGATCCATGTCTTCTGCTGTGGTTCTCCAATCCCACCCACCAGCATCATTCATTGCATTAATTCTCCATATTCCACCACTTCCTATAGTTGTTATATATAACAAGAATCAAAATCAGGATCAGAAAAAAATAGTATGAATGGCGGCCTCGTCATTCAAAAACATATATAGGATTCTCAAACATAAAAGTTTTCGTGCCCTTTGGACTTTTCACAATAATCGCGAAACCACATATGATTAAGTACTCACCGTTGAATCCGAAAAATCCATAGCCAGATGAACCAACTTCttgttcaaatctgaaatggaagtCCAATGACATTTCCTGCAATCTTGTCAACACACAAGCATCTGCATTCACtggcaaaaaaacaaaaaaacaaagatTACTTTTCGTTTTTCTTCTAGGACTATTCTTGAACAACAAATTATAAAGAAAAATGTTAAAGGAAAACCTTCATGATTTAGTTATCTTCTAACATGGAGTCCATCAACTTACCAAATCTCCAACGAGCTTGCACGAGACCAATTTCAGGGTTGTGCACGAGAAATGGTATGGCTCGCCTCAGAAAGTCCGGTTCTGGTTGAAAATCGACGTCGAATATGGCTACATATTCACATTGTTTGACATAATCTTGCTCCATGCCTTGTTTAAGAGCTCCAGCTTTGTAACCCTCCCTGGTGTCCCTTGCTTGGTATCTAATATTAATGCCCTCATTTGCCCACCTAATACATTCTTTCTCAATCATACCCTACAAACATGTACTCTGTCAAAACTCAAAAGTGAAAGCTcaagaaaataattattttgacaaTTATAGGCAAGGTTCCGCTTGAAAAGCCACGATTGATTTGATTCAATTCGATTCGAAATTTAAGTTCCATCGAGAGTAAAGCAAGTTGTTTTCAGTATAGAATTTTTAGAAATTTATTTCTTTTCTTCCAAttaacaagaaaattatttggaATCTTGTTAATTGGAGAAAAGAAATAAATTGTagtatgcatgatttatgtgtACCTTGTTCGCTTGATCGGAGGAGTCATCGAGTACTTGAATCAATAGCTTATCGGTAGGCCAGGAGAATTTACACGCTGCACCAATTGACAGCTTGTGAACCTAACCAAGCCCAAAAGACAAATTCGTTAATTAATACACGTTTTATTCCTcaccaaaaattta contains:
- the LOC140830910 gene encoding glucomannan 4-beta-mannosyltransferase 2-like, with the protein product MAEVDAKNIVLEWVLGSTEGDITERIGQILGSIKFFFVVPLLRICLYICLFLSLLLSLEWLHLVIVSVLLKLFRKKPEKRYKFEEIKDDLEGGSEAFPFVLVQIPIANEVEVHKLSIGAACKFSWPTDKLLIQVLDDSSDQANKGMIEKECIRWANEGINIRYQARDTREGYKAGALKQGMEQDYVKQCEYVAIFDVDFQPEPDFLRRAIPFLVHNPEIGLVQARWRFVNADACVLTRLQEMSLDFHFRFEQEVGSSGYGFFGFNGSGGIWRINAMNDAGGWDWRTTAEDMDLSVRAGLKGWEFLYLGDLQVKSELPSSIKSYRSQQHRWFCAPANLFRTTIIQIAINKKVSWKKKLYMMLSFFFVRKVVGHVFIFLFYCVVLPLTILFPEVVIRKDGAILAPCFITGVNTLFGTPRSIYLILHWILFETAMSFRRTTAIFVGLFRAKSVNEWVVTEKLGDSLNNKTNTESTTQKHHRIRFKALKDRILLPEIVIAVFLLACGCYGFVYHRKQYYYYIYMLLQVIFLILAGFSCFGLKNM